In Leptospira montravelensis, the DNA window TTTATCACCAAAACAGATGATTTGATGAACCATCTCAACCAAAAGATTCAAAATAAATTCTCTGGTCTCAAAATTGTATTTTCTGGATTTTTATTAGATATCGATACCAAAACAAAGACCATCTACTATTCGTCAGCGGGTCACCCTAACCAGATTTTTCAATCCACAGGCGAACAAATCATTTTGAATCGAACCGGAAATATCATTGGTCTAAAAAAAGACCAACCTTATACGCAAAAACAATTCCAAATGGCAAAGGGAGATCGAATTTTACTTTTTACCGACGGGATGTTGGAACAAAAAAATGAATCAAGAGAAGAGTTTGGAATGGAACGAATCCAAAAGATTCTTGTGGATTATGCAGAGAAAGAATCGGAACGAGTGCTTGCGGAACTTGTCATCCAACTTTTCCTCTTCCAAGGGAAAGAAGAACAAGAGGATGACCAAACGATGGTTCTTATCGAATGGGAAAAAACTCCGTAGAATTTTCCCCCAAACTTTCTTTATTTTTTTAAGAATAGATTGTCTACGCCGTTTTTTTCAAATTCCGTATCGTATTTTTCTGCTTCTTTGGCGACCTTGTTTTCATAATCTTCCGGGCTCAGCGCTTCCAAATCTTTTGCGGATACTTTTTGTTCCAAATCTCTTTGGGCAAGTTCAGTCGAAAGATCTGTCCAGAATATATCGTCGTTATAAGGTTCAATATAAGACTCAAATACTTCTTGGAAGTATTCTTCTGAAATGGTATAAAGTCCGTTTTCTGAAACGATGGGACTTTCCTTTTCAGCAGAAAGTTTTTTTAATAAGGATTGGATGAACTCGTCCACAGAAGGATCAGTTTCTTCGTGAGGAGAATTACTCACCCATTCGAATACTGCAAGTGCATTCAAAAGGTGTTTTGTTTCTTGGGGATTTAGATCTAAATTCATGATTACCTACTTTGTTTCCATAGAAGCGCGAATCCTTCGTCTAGGCAAATCAAAGAATGACAGTGGACCGGTTTTCCTTATAGTTTTGATAGATCTGGTCAACAAGAAGACGAAAGCTAGGATCCTCTTTCAGGACCTCTAGTTTTTCTTCTAAACTCAAAATGGAAAATTTTGGATACAAAGCTTTTGTGACAGCAGGCTTCATATCTAATAAGTAAACAAACGAATAGTAGTGTCAAGAAAAAATTACTAAACGTATGTCATGTATTTATGTCTCGATAGGCTTTTGTAATTCGTTTCACACCGAGTTCCAATTTTTCATTTTCTAAAAAACTAAAGTTCATTCGAAAAAAAGAAGAAGATCGGCATGTGGGTGAAAATTCGGTTCCAGGAACCATAGCCACTCCACTGGCAAGACAACGTTCCATAAGTTCTTTGGAAGATACTTTGGGATATTCTACCCAAAGAAACATCCCACCTTCTGGAATCGAAAACCGAGCCTCTGGTAAATATTCTTTTAACAAAGAAACCAAGGTTTCCTTTTTTTCTGAATAAAAGTTTTGAATGGAATGAAGGTGACTCTTCCAATCCAGACTATTTAAAAGTTTGGAAACAACCACTTGTGAAAATTGATTGGAATTCAAATCGTTTCCTTGTTTGATTGCGGTAAAAAGAGAACGATAAACCTCTGGCACCACCGTCCAACCCAAACGAAATCCGGGAGATAATATTTTTGAAAAACTTCCAAGAACAAATGTTAGGTCAGTACGTTTTCGAAAAGAACTGACAGAAGGATAAACCATTCCACTAAAATCCAAATACCGATAAGCTTCGTCTTCAAGGAGAATGATTTCATTATCATCTAGAATTTTTGCGATTTGTTTTCTTTTTTCCAATGACCAAGTATAGGTAGAAGGATTCTGGTAGGATGGGTTAATATAAAAAACATGGATTTTGTTTTGAGATATAATTTCTTCCAACAAATACAAATTGGGTCCATCGGGTTCGATGGGAACACTAAAAAAATTAGGATTGTATGGAGAAAATGCCTGCAATGCACCCAAATACACAGGGTCTTCCAACAATACATTGGTATCGGAATCCATAAACATTTTTCCTAAAATATCAAGCCCTTGTTGGGAACCGTGGGTGATGGTAATGGATTCGGGCGATGACCAAGAAACATCAGTTAACCTATCTGAAATTTCTGTTCGTAGTGGGAGGTATCCTGAAGAATCACCATACTGAAAAGCAGTGGCAATATTTTCGTTAACCACAGACTCCATCACTGTATTTAAAACCTCTTTCGGAAGTAAGTTGGGGTTAGGGAGTCCTCCCGCAAAAGATAGAATATCCGAATTTTCAACAGTCAGTTTTAAAATTTCCCGGATGACCGAAGTGCGAACAAAAGAAGTTCGTTTTGCTGAAAAAATACTTGGTTTTTCCGTTTTCATAGTGTTAGAATAGCAAAATCAGAGACAACTGTCCATATACAGTTATCTCAATCTATTCGTATACAGTTTACCCTATGACAAAATACAAACAATTAGCGATAGACCTAAAAACCGAAATTAAGTCTGGATATTATTCTGAAGGTGAAAGAATTCCATCCCTTCGTGAAATCCAAAGTTTAAAATCATGTAGCCTGACTACTGCTAAAGAGGCTTACCGTATTTTGGAAGAAGAAGGTTATATCTTTGTTGTCCCTCAGTCGGGATACTTCGTACATCCCAATATCCGCACAGTCATCTCTGGACCACAGAATGAATTTTATCCAGCTGTGGAAGCGGATGATCGGATCCAACAAATTATGAGTATGGTTATGGACCCAAAACTCATCTCTTTTGGTGCAGCGATTCCTTCTGATATTTATTTGCCACTCGGAGCCCTAACCTCTTCTTTTAAAAAAGCCCTCAGGTATAAAGAAATTTTTTCTTATGGCGACTTACAAGGAAACCTGGGATTACGAGAATGGATTAGCAAACGCACTTCCATCCAAGGATATAGAATAAACAACAACCAAATCCAAATCACAAGTGGATGTACAGAAGCCATTACCTTTTCTTTACTGTGCACAACAGAACCAGGAGATACAGTGATTGTCCCTTCTCCTATTTATGTTGGATTATTTCAAATTTTTGAAACACTGAGGTTAAAAGTGGTAGAAATTCCTTACCGAAAAGAGGAAGGGATCAATAGTGATGAATATGAAAAACTAATCAAACGCCACAAACCAAAAGTATTTTTATTCTCAGCTAACTTTAATAATCCGAATGGAATTCTTTTGAGTGATTTGACCAAACAAAACCTGGCTAAAATTTCTTATCTATATGGAATACATTTGGTAGAGGATGATATTTATGGAGATTTATATTTTTCGGGCACTAGACCGAAGCCTCTAGTGAGTTATTTTCCTTCTGAACCCAAAGGTCCTAAGTCATTTCTTTGTTCTTCGTTTTCTAAAACGATTGCACCGGGACTTCGGATGGGTTGGGTAGCTTCCAAATCAGGAATTCGAGAATTGAGTAAACAAACAAGGGCTTATAAAATTTCAGAAAACAATCCCACCCAAATGGCAGTCCTTCAATTTCTAAAACTACAAACCTACGAAAGACATCTCAAATTTTTACGGGCTGAATACAAAAAATTGACGGACGAGTATACAAAAATTTTAACCTTCCATAGTGCCGAAACTTTAGAGATCCAAAAACCAGATGGAGGATTTGTGTTGTGGATCAAATCACCGTTAGATGGTGATAAACTATTAAACGAATCCAAAAAAATAGGAATGGCTATTGCTCCAGGATCTCTTTTTGGGCTTTCCAAACATTGGGATCATTATTTTCGCCTAAATGTCTCTGTTGGTGTTTCACCAAAAATTCGAGAAAAACTTATTTTATTTTCCAAGTTATTCTTAAAAAAACGAAAACCCTGATTTTAAAGTTTTTGGTTGCAAGAAGAAGAATCGAAAACAAGTTCTATTCTATGTCAGAAAACACACGCAAGTATTTGGAAACTTCTCAAATCATTCCTTCGAAAGGGATGTCTTACACGATGTATGAAATTGAAGGCCAAGATACCATTTTACGAATGCTCACCTTTATCCCGGACAATGACGAGATCCATATTTACCCCAAACCACCTGTAAAAAAACTCTATAAGCCAGAACTATGTAAAAAGGTAGAAGAGAATGAATTTTTGGGTCTTTGGACGATGGGAGAAGAAAGA includes these proteins:
- a CDS encoding PLP-dependent aminotransferase family protein; translated protein: MTKYKQLAIDLKTEIKSGYYSEGERIPSLREIQSLKSCSLTTAKEAYRILEEEGYIFVVPQSGYFVHPNIRTVISGPQNEFYPAVEADDRIQQIMSMVMDPKLISFGAAIPSDIYLPLGALTSSFKKALRYKEIFSYGDLQGNLGLREWISKRTSIQGYRINNNQIQITSGCTEAITFSLLCTTEPGDTVIVPSPIYVGLFQIFETLRLKVVEIPYRKEEGINSDEYEKLIKRHKPKVFLFSANFNNPNGILLSDLTKQNLAKISYLYGIHLVEDDIYGDLYFSGTRPKPLVSYFPSEPKGPKSFLCSSFSKTIAPGLRMGWVASKSGIRELSKQTRAYKISENNPTQMAVLQFLKLQTYERHLKFLRAEYKKLTDEYTKILTFHSAETLEIQKPDGGFVLWIKSPLDGDKLLNESKKIGMAIAPGSLFGLSKHWDHYFRLNVSVGVSPKIREKLILFSKLFLKKRKP
- a CDS encoding PLP-dependent aminotransferase family protein, with translation MKTEKPSIFSAKRTSFVRTSVIREILKLTVENSDILSFAGGLPNPNLLPKEVLNTVMESVVNENIATAFQYGDSSGYLPLRTEISDRLTDVSWSSPESITITHGSQQGLDILGKMFMDSDTNVLLEDPVYLGALQAFSPYNPNFFSVPIEPDGPNLYLLEEIISQNKIHVFYINPSYQNPSTYTWSLEKRKQIAKILDDNEIILLEDEAYRYLDFSGMVYPSVSSFRKRTDLTFVLGSFSKILSPGFRLGWTVVPEVYRSLFTAIKQGNDLNSNQFSQVVVSKLLNSLDWKSHLHSIQNFYSEKKETLVSLLKEYLPEARFSIPEGGMFLWVEYPKVSSKELMERCLASGVAMVPGTEFSPTCRSSSFFRMNFSFLENEKLELGVKRITKAYRDINT